In a genomic window of Sporosarcina trichiuri:
- a CDS encoding DUF6273 domain-containing protein, which translates to MTESIQNALQKLQEAMVATAQAAAAVSAPPPSLEEQSTEDLLQLMTEALAEVIRRQQPDPLTQTQALGNLPVGAIVRDRHSSYRGEVILWQTADHGYYRQGETTLLAKNILAFKAFDAAEPDNPDEYRSRYGNNDYNDSNLLQWLNSVGPNWFSPQHAHDAPPTEENVSRRPYADEAGFLTSVSQRLQIESGDVFLLSAEEVGLQEGKPMQLFTDNDSRKAYPTETCVELDDEGETDEPDWWWLRTPNAASSYGSRSVYSGGTLSGIYAFIGNYGVRPALNLKSALRVTAEPDEHGVYDLVWV; encoded by the coding sequence ATGACTGAATCGATACAGAACGCCCTACAGAAACTCCAGGAAGCGATGGTCGCCACGGCACAAGCCGCGGCTGCCGTCTCTGCGCCACCCCCGTCACTTGAAGAACAGTCGACCGAAGACCTGCTGCAGCTGATGACCGAGGCACTTGCGGAAGTGATCCGCCGGCAGCAGCCGGACCCGCTGACGCAAACACAAGCTCTCGGGAACCTACCGGTCGGCGCCATTGTTCGGGATCGACACTCCAGCTACCGCGGCGAAGTCATCCTCTGGCAGACCGCCGATCATGGTTACTACCGCCAAGGAGAAACCACGTTACTGGCAAAGAATATCCTAGCCTTCAAAGCGTTTGACGCAGCAGAGCCGGACAATCCGGATGAGTACCGATCGCGCTACGGCAACAATGACTACAACGACAGCAATCTGCTGCAGTGGCTCAACAGCGTCGGGCCGAACTGGTTCTCGCCGCAACACGCCCATGACGCGCCGCCGACAGAAGAGAACGTCAGCAGACGCCCATATGCAGACGAAGCGGGCTTCCTGACGAGTGTTTCCCAAAGACTACAGATCGAATCTGGAGACGTATTCCTCCTTTCCGCCGAAGAAGTCGGGTTGCAGGAAGGGAAACCGATGCAGCTGTTCACCGACAATGATTCCCGGAAAGCCTACCCGACCGAAACGTGTGTCGAGTTGGACGATGAAGGGGAGACGGATGAACCGGACTGGTGGTGGCTCCGCACCCCGAACGCCGCGAGTTCGTACGGCTCGCGTAGCGTCTACTCGGGTGGCACGTTGAGCGGCATCTACGCCTTCATCGGGAACTATGGTGTCCGCCCCGCTTTGAATCTGAAATCCGCTCTCCGGGTAACTGCGGAACCAGATGAACACGGCGTCTATGATCTGGTGTGGGTGTGA
- a CDS encoding DNA polymerase: MVKTLSIDIETYSDVDLIKCGVYAYTDSPAFEILLFAYSVDGGPVEVVDLAQGEQLPTEILSALTDPAVQKIAYNANFERTCIARHYGISQPPEQWKCTAVDASRLGLPGFLDGVAQALKLDVQKDSAGKALIKYFSVPCKPTQVNGGRTRNLPEHDPEKWQQYIEYNRRDVEVEMEIRKKIDPALDVSPEEQALWSLDQRINDRGVRVDLQLMEQAIACNEKVASALKQQSKQITGLQNPNSTAQLSGWLEEQGHPLPNLQADTVDDLLATLPDGDVKQVLTNRRQLSKASVSKYKAMQRSVCSDGRIKGLLQFYGAGRTGRWAGRIVQVQNLTKNYMKDIENASRVVKSGQFDAIPLLFDESPNDILSQLVRTALVASPGNRLIVSDFSAIEARVIAWFAGEQWRLNVFETHGKIYEASASAMFNVPIENIGKGSDLRQRGKVAELALGYAGGTGALKAMGALDMGLEEGELQGLVDAWRGANPNIVRFWHACNSAAIEAVEGRTAVSTHKLTFDYRKGILYIVLPSGRRLAYVRPRIEEGRFGQPALVFDGLDFNRKWGKVETFGGKLVENIVQATARDCLAVSMMNVEAAGYEIVMHVHDELVTDTPYGFGSLAEVEEIMAQPISWAPGLPLNADGFETEFYMKEKD; encoded by the coding sequence TTGGTTAAAACCCTCTCAATAGATATTGAGACCTACTCCGACGTCGACCTGATCAAGTGCGGCGTGTATGCATATACCGACTCTCCGGCGTTCGAGATCCTGCTCTTCGCCTATTCGGTCGACGGTGGACCCGTGGAGGTCGTCGACCTGGCACAGGGCGAACAGCTGCCGACAGAGATCCTATCAGCGCTGACCGATCCCGCTGTCCAGAAGATCGCCTACAACGCAAACTTCGAGCGGACCTGTATCGCCCGGCACTACGGCATCAGCCAGCCGCCGGAACAGTGGAAGTGTACGGCGGTGGATGCCTCTCGGCTCGGCCTTCCCGGCTTCCTGGACGGCGTTGCACAAGCGCTCAAGCTGGACGTGCAGAAGGACTCGGCCGGTAAGGCGCTCATCAAGTACTTCTCCGTTCCGTGCAAGCCGACGCAAGTCAACGGCGGCCGTACTCGGAACCTGCCGGAGCACGACCCGGAGAAGTGGCAGCAGTACATCGAGTACAACCGCCGCGACGTGGAAGTGGAGATGGAGATCCGCAAGAAGATCGACCCGGCGCTGGACGTGAGCCCGGAAGAACAGGCTCTCTGGTCGCTCGATCAGCGTATCAACGACCGCGGCGTCCGAGTGGATCTGCAGCTGATGGAACAGGCGATTGCCTGCAATGAAAAGGTCGCGTCTGCCTTGAAGCAGCAGTCGAAACAAATTACAGGACTGCAGAACCCGAACAGCACCGCTCAGCTCAGTGGCTGGTTGGAAGAGCAAGGGCATCCGCTGCCGAACCTGCAAGCAGACACCGTGGACGACCTGCTGGCGACACTTCCGGACGGAGACGTCAAGCAGGTTCTGACCAACCGTCGGCAGCTGTCGAAAGCGTCCGTCTCGAAGTACAAGGCCATGCAGCGTTCCGTCTGTTCAGACGGCCGCATCAAAGGGTTGCTGCAGTTCTACGGAGCCGGCCGCACCGGTCGCTGGGCAGGTCGGATCGTCCAGGTGCAGAACCTGACGAAGAACTACATGAAAGACATTGAGAACGCGAGCCGGGTGGTCAAGTCCGGCCAGTTCGACGCCATCCCGCTGCTGTTCGATGAGAGTCCAAACGACATCCTGTCTCAACTGGTCCGTACAGCGCTCGTCGCGTCACCTGGTAACCGGCTCATCGTTTCCGACTTCTCGGCGATTGAAGCGCGAGTCATTGCCTGGTTTGCCGGGGAGCAGTGGCGCCTGAACGTCTTCGAGACGCACGGCAAAATCTATGAAGCGTCTGCGTCGGCCATGTTCAACGTACCGATCGAGAACATCGGGAAAGGCAGCGATCTCCGGCAGCGCGGGAAAGTCGCGGAACTGGCCCTCGGCTATGCCGGAGGAACCGGTGCTCTGAAAGCGATGGGTGCCCTCGACATGGGTTTGGAAGAAGGAGAGCTGCAAGGACTAGTAGATGCCTGGCGCGGCGCCAACCCGAACATCGTTCGGTTCTGGCACGCCTGTAACTCAGCAGCCATCGAAGCGGTGGAAGGCCGCACAGCGGTCTCCACGCACAAGCTCACGTTCGATTACCGGAAAGGCATCTTGTACATCGTCCTTCCGTCCGGTCGCCGTCTCGCTTATGTGCGACCGCGGATTGAAGAAGGCAGATTCGGGCAGCCGGCTCTCGTCTTTGACGGTCTCGACTTCAACCGCAAGTGGGGGAAGGTTGAGACGTTCGGCGGGAAACTGGTCGAGAACATCGTCCAGGCCACGGCTCGGGACTGCCTGGCCGTCTCCATGATGAACGTGGAAGCGGCCGGCTATGAGATTGTCATGCACGTCCACGATGAACTGGTCACCGACACACCGTACGGCTTTGGAAGCCTGGCCGAGGTAGAGGAGATCATGGCACAGCCCATCTCCTGGGCGCCTGGCCTGCCACTCAACGCTGACGGGTTCGAGACCGAGTTCTATATGAAGGAGAAGGACTGA
- a CDS encoding sigma-70 family RNA polymerase sigma factor, with amino-acid sequence MQKLIDGEWHTPETLVEQYKRLVYKHAIRYAKRDLHFREDLVQVGYLGLLRAFERFDHEQGIKFITYATDYICGYMQRTFDLERVIHVPVQVVRNAWRIERDNLWALPDEDIAERLRITPVAVRNARLYFDHRQSTASLDKTVDDEGELDGHGRAGVLDDYSMLLMDSYTEGLNDREKLIVQRLMAGQIYEDIAAEYGITKSRVGQLVQGIRRKVKRNQEAME; translated from the coding sequence ATGCAGAAGCTCATAGACGGGGAGTGGCACACGCCGGAAACTCTCGTCGAACAGTATAAGCGGCTGGTGTACAAACACGCCATCCGTTACGCCAAACGGGACCTGCACTTCCGGGAAGACCTGGTGCAGGTCGGGTATCTCGGACTGCTTCGTGCGTTTGAAAGGTTCGACCACGAGCAAGGTATCAAATTCATCACTTATGCGACGGATTACATCTGCGGGTATATGCAGCGGACGTTTGACCTGGAACGGGTGATCCACGTACCTGTCCAGGTTGTCCGCAACGCCTGGCGCATCGAACGCGACAACTTATGGGCATTGCCCGACGAAGACATCGCGGAGCGTCTCCGAATTACCCCGGTTGCTGTCCGTAACGCCCGTCTGTACTTCGACCATCGGCAGAGCACAGCCAGTCTGGATAAGACGGTGGACGACGAAGGCGAGCTGGACGGTCACGGTAGAGCGGGCGTACTGGATGATTACAGCATGCTGCTGATGGACAGCTACACGGAAGGGCTCAACGACCGTGAAAAACTCATCGTACAACGGCTGATGGCCGGTCAGATATATGAGGATATCGCCGCGGAATACGGCATTACGAAATCCCGCGTCGGCCAGTTGGTGCAAGGCATCCGGCGCAAAGTGAAACGAAATCAGGAGGCGATGGAATGA